GTAATCAGCCGCTGGATTTCGATATGTTCCGACTTTTGGTCTacaatgtaattttaaaatagGGAAACAGGATGGGTCGCAAAATAACAGTTACGTTGGCTTACATTCGATCCATTCCGCCTGCAGTTCATTAATGagattaataattttttcCCGTTTCATGTtgcaaataatcatttttaGATTCGTTAGCAGAATTTCCGAGATGGGCACCAGTACCAACACGAACTCAAAAAGGTCCTTGGTATCCACCAGCAAATACGAAAACTgtgaaaagtaaaagaaaataacctgaatttttagtttttttttaatcaaataacTAAATTTCATTCTTTGCGTATGACAAGAATACAAAACGATTGCCTGCCCCTGAACCGTTGTGGTTATTCAAAATTTGCTTCACgcgtatgcaaattgcatacccACAAGGCGTTTACACGGGTATGGATTATACGCGTATCAGGGGTTTACCTGCGGGATGCACAGCATGGCGATCGGAATGAGCGTAAGAAACCAGTAGATGCATTGATCCACCGTAGAATTTTGTATCTTTTCTGCTAAACACCGCGAGGAATAAACCATCGCCATCAACACGTAGCGCACCTCGTGCAGAACAAATCGAGCCATTTGATTGGGTTGGATAAAGAACCTCTCGTTACGGCAAGGCCAACAAACACTCCAAGGGTTTCCCGAACATCTtacccgttttataagattcTCCCACTGCCCTTCAGTCGTAAACGCATGGCCGGGTTGAATGAAAGTTTAATAAGGTTTGTTTTAAATCGAAAACTAATCACCGTCGAACCGGTAACACCTGCTCTAAACGGTCACGAGGACTGCTTCATCTCCCAAgccatatgtgtgtgtatcatGTAGATAATCACCGTaacaattgtttgttgttgtattaCTCTGCAAGAGGTGCATATTTGATCCAACacgtaaatataaaaaaagtcTCGTTACCCCTTTTTGTTCAATGTTCAGTTTATTTTCATCAGtaccacacaacacaacaagcaTTTCATGTTCCGGAAGAGTGATTGCATGTGAAAAGTTATTGCTGATATCTAGGCTTCAATTAAATATTACGTTGTTTGCTATTATGAATGGCTAGTGCcatgtttgattaaaatttagcGATAAATAGGTAAGAATAGTTTGACAGGGTTACTCGACAAGTATGGAGTGCGAATATATATTACtaatacataaaataaatttaaacaaagaGAACAgctgaaattaatttatcaattaaaaacaatgaattaaataattgataaaaCAATCACGGTAGAGGGATCGAATGCAATACAGAAACAAGTATGCCGTCTTACCTAATTCCCATCGCACGATTAGAACTTAGGGAAATGGCGTTAAAGAGTGAAATGCTTTTCATTGGCTTCTTCCGGACCTCGCATCAACAAACAATACTGAGACCGTGTAAATGTTGAAGACTTTCTACCGTATAACCAacattagatttttttaaagaaattttgTCATCGTAAAAGGGTCTTACCTGTGTGTGACTGCAGCATAAGCCCTAGATAAGCCCGTAAGGTGTACCTATTTATCATGCCATCATAGCGAATATCATGTACGCACGTGTTCATACTGGGATACAGATGTCGGATCTAGTCAGCTTCGCTCGACCTCTTCATATCTCGCACAGGAGATCCCTATCACAGCGTGCGTACGATCGGTCACGTTACGATTGCGAGCGTCGAGGTTTCGTTCCCGCTCTCGCTTTGCGATGACGTCACCGTTGCCGAGAATCCTCGACGAATCCTTATCATCTTTCACCCTCACGGCTTATGCCATGCGGTCGTAGCGGGCAAGTTAACCGCGCTGCACCACCGTGCGTCAGTTCAGTTGACTTCGAACAATCGGACGGAACGGTTCGCTTTCACGGCAGCAAGTGGTTCTGagagtgttgtttttctaGCGGTATTTCGTATTTCGAACGTTATCTTGCGGCAGTGACAGACAGTGAGCTACGTGAAAGGTGTttaaaaagacacacaaacaaaagcgacCATCGCAATGAGCTGCCCAATGAGAAGTGGTTTTgtgtaagttcagccagagtGTGCATTAATGACCGGAGCACCGTACCGGTCTCCGGGCGAAACGGCAATAAAACCGAGATGGGGTTGCGATTACTGACTGCGTGTTTGCGTCTGCCGTATGCGACCCACACGACCTGAAGAAATGCTTAGAGTCGCAGAGTTgtattgccttttaaaatgcgCCTCAATTTTCGCCGCGATTAGATCGATCGAGAAACCCTCTAATGGCTTTGTTTTTGATGCTGTTCTTAATTTGTttcgaattttaaaatatagtGACTCGGTGCAGGGCGGACATCATCTCGGGTCGGAGGCCGGCATGCTCTACGGGGAGTACCTAATGCTGGACAAGGTACTAAGCGCCCAGCGAATGTTGTCCGTCGAGGGCAAGAAACCGGTGCACGATGAGCATCTGTTTATAGTGACGCATCAAGGTAAGCGGGGCCTGGggggaggtgtgtgtgtgccaatgGGCAGGATTGTAACGGTTGCTGGGTCTTATCTGGGTGCTATTGCAGCGTACGAGCTGTGGTTCAAGCAAATCATCTTCGAGCTCGATTCGATACGGGATCTCTTCAGTACGGAGCTGATCGAGGAGTCACGCACGTTGGAGATCTTGAAGCGGCTGAATCGGATTGTAATGATCCTAAAGGTAAGCATTGGTCAAGTGAGACACTTCAGGGAGTACTTGCGACTTAGACATATGAGAAAGCTAGATGTTAGTATACCAATAAGGTGTTTGGTCGTAGAACAAATAGTAACGGAATGCAGGTTTTGAAGATCCAGTGTCAAATTTTCTAATACTTATCTGACTTACTAATACTTAAGTCAATGGTAAATAGCTAAATGGTGCTCTGGCCAGTTAACTTTTCATATTGCAATTTGTCTCAAGAATGGTTTACATTTAAACGATCCTTAATACGTGCAGCTCAGGGTGGAAAGTTTCAATGAAGGCTGTAGACGAAAGAAGAACAACAAGCGCTCCATGAAATAGATATCCCTCGATGGAAAACTTAAATGTCACATGAACTAAAAGTCGCGAGAACCATTGCTTGAAACAGGGCACAAATTTGGGTATCCCTAGCCCATGGAAGTCGAATAaatggccaaaaaaaaggtgacgCGCTGTTCGGCACTAGACACGAAATACAATGCCGACTCGTGATTAGCTGCAACCGAAGCAACACCTAATCGTACTTCCTGCATTTGATCgtgagcatttgttttgctgttggtgtgCGACCGACTGTGCGACGCCACCCGAGCTGGAGATGGATGTACACCGTGCCGGAGGACCTTTCGTGGCACTTGTGCGATTTCTCCCGGTCGTCCCGGTTCGTTATTTTCTATTGCCAACATTGGGCAACATTATGGCTACGACGGGCCTTCGGTGAAACATTACCCCACACCAACATCAGTCGATCGGTGACAGCAGCTGTCCGTATAGTGAAATCTTGGGCGACGTTTGGGGttttacgtttgtttgttatgatACTGTTCGCTTCTTCGGTTCTGCTGTGGTTGCTTTATGCTTTATGCTCACGCTATGCTTCCGTGtgcttttccccttttccatGCACGAACTCACCATGGGGGAAATGGGCGTTAATTTGCAACGGTCCGCGGTGTGAGCCGTTTGGGCCGGTTGATCGTCAAGAAGCCATGTGAATGTTGGCACGCTGCCGCAGTGTTTTTTGTGCGGTTCCTCTAATAACGCGTAATACGCAACCGTGTGCCGGATGCCGATCGAAGTAGTGGCCGCGATAATGAGGAATGTAGACACAAGTTTTTGGCGGCgattagtttctttttttggtatttGGAAGCACCAAGCCAAATAATTATACTTTGAAGGTTGGCTATTGCCGACCATCTTCATGTTTAATAAGACTCTCCTGAAGCATTAGATAGTACGCCACGTAGTTGGGTAGGGTTTTTGGCGGTTTGTTAATAAtgggttgaaaaaaaacagacacttACCAGACGAAATACTGGTTCGAGGTAGATTAGTCAATCATCAATCGCGTTTGAACTTTGAGCTACATTAATGGCAGTAAACGAAGACATAACATTTTAACCGAAAACCCTCGATTTATGTCCATCGCCACCCAAGCTGCTCGTCGACCAAGTCCCGATTCTGGAAACGATGACACCGCTAGACTTTATGGACTTTCGTGACTACCTGTCGCCGGCATCCGGTTTCCAGAGCCTCCAGTTTCGACTGCTGGAGAACAAACTCGGCGTAAAGTCGGAGCATCGCGTCAAGTACAACCAGAAGTACACGGAAGTGTTTGCCAGCGATCCGGGTGCGATAGTGCGAATCGTCACGACGGAGGAGGAACCGTCGTTGGCCGATTTGGTGCAGAAGTGGCTCGAGCGGACGCCCGGACTCGAGCAGGATGGGTTCAACTTTTGGGGCAAGTTTCAGGAAAGCGTCGAACAGTTACTCGCTGAGCAGGAAGCAAGCGCGATGGTAAGCGAGTACCGGCCAGCCGTTGTTCTAGACGATCCCAAACCTCAATTGCGGTACGTTTTATTGTTGCAGTCGGAAGAGCACGAGCATGTCCGCGAGTACCGGCTGATGGACATCGGAAAGAGGCGCGAGGTGTACAAGTCGATCTTTGACGCCCAGGTGCACGATGCACTGGTAACCCGGGGTGAGCGTCGGTTTACGCACAAAGCCCTGCAGGGCGCCATTATGATTACGTTCTACCGCGATGAGCCACGGTTCAGTCAACCGCATcagctgctgatgttgctgatggACATCGATTCACTGATCACCAAGTGGCGATGTGAGTATTGGAGTGTTGCTGTCGGAGCGAGGTGAACTTATGTGCTAACTCGTTACAGACAACCATGTGATTATGGTGCAACGTATGATTGGCTCGCAGCAACTCGGAACCGGTGGGTCGTCTGGATATCAGTATCTACGTTCGACGTTGAGGTACGGATGTAAGGATTCAAAGACAGTTTGATCGTGCGCTAAATATCATTCCCTCTTTTGCAGCGATCGTTATAAGGTGTTTCTCGATCTGTTTAATCTATCCACGTTCCTGATACCGCGCCAATCAATACCACCGTTGACAGGCGAAATGCAAAAGGCACTCAACCAAGGTTGGGGCTCACCGGCTCACCTTTTAACCCGCAACGGTTCGATGCACTAATGCGCACTGTTTGCGCAGAACGCTCAAGAGTTTTGTGTACGAAAACAATCTCCTCCACAATCGAGCCCCAAACGAGCTGAGATAACTGAGCGGCACGATATATGCAAACGAGTACATCCAAAATTAAACGCTCCCCCGTTCGTAGCTCGCTCGCTGTGTGGTAATCTCGTTGCGGAGGGTTAATAGTGCCAGAAGTTTTGCAGCAGCGTAATGGAAGGTAATGAATTATTCGGGAGCTGGATAAGAGTACTCTTGCCTATTTCTGCACAGATAAGATAAGATCAAGGGTAAAGAAATGTCAGACCCGATGGCATGGCCCCAAACGTGCATCCCGCTTTCTACGGCTGCTGTTGAGCGAGTTTATTTGTGTACATTAAATTACAAACTAATAAACACTAACGATAAGCAAAATCAAATCGTTGCAGGTTACATCTAGCGACCGAACATATTTTGGTTGGCACCCAACGCGGCCAGTAACGATTTAAGTAAAACAAAGTTAATCACAGTTATGAAATTGTTCAAAGCGCACGTTTCCTCCGCAGTAGAATCTCATTTCGTACTCGTACAAGGGATGATTATTAAACGCAATGAGAGAATCGTAGTtccaaaaatgaaataatcaaCAATAAGAGATAAGCGTTACATTActgaccaacaaaaaaataaataaactgacAGTGCTCACATCAGACTTACAGCTCGGAGTTGTGTTTGAAACCAGAATTTAATATTAGCACAACTAACCTTTGGCAATCTGGTTCAGCTGCGAATCCGATCCCGTTGACATCGCGTTTCATCTAATCCGGTTCGGTGGAAAGCACCGCAAAATTCTCGTTCCGCTTCATTTCCAACCAATGCTACCAATTACCACCGTAGTCTTGACATTGCTACACGGTGCGAAAACAGTAGAAGTTGTTTAAGAAGACGAAGCCTCTTCTTGCTTCACCCATCGTTATGGCAGCGTGGGGTCACGCGCTGATAACGGACGGTTCAATCGGATCGGCTCGTCGTGCTTGTGCTACAGCGCACTCTACCTTCTCAGTGCACAGACGAGTGTGATCGTAGGCAGATGCGTAGATCCATCGCGTAGctggttcgaaaaaaaaacaaaaatgacgGAAGTGATCGAGATGCTCATGATCATACTGATCGTTACGCTCTGCTTCCTGATGATCCCGTTCAACACGAAACCGAGTGCGGTGATTGAGTCGCGCCGCAAGTTTGACGTTTTCGTGCGCCTGTACGACAAACCTTATCGTGGTGATGCGCGCGAGTACGCGTACCGGTTTCAGATCTTCCGGACGTCGCTGAGCAAAATTAAGCAGCTGAACGATCGGGCCCGGGAAGCGAACGATACAGCGATCTACGGCATTACGCAGTATGCCGATCTGACCGATCGCGAGTTTATCGCCCGCCAGCTGGCCGATTTGTTTCCGGACGACGGTGGGTCGCCGCGAACCTACCAGAAGTATGTGATTGAGTCGCGCAGTGCGGAGATGAAGAACGACATCATATTTTCCCGGGCGCGTCGTGCGCTTCAGATGCCGAACAATCTGCCACGGACGGTCGATTGGTATGTGTATGGTGCCGGTGTGTTGGTGCGGTaggtttgttgatgtttgctcTGTTGTTGTCGGATGTAACAGGCGTGCCCAGGGCGTCATTTCAACGGTCAAGAACCAGGGTAGCTGTGGAGCGTGCTGGGCGATCAGCGTGGTCGACACGATAGCGGCCCTAGCGGCGATCAAGCGAAACGATCGCAAGCTGATCGAGCTGTGCCACGAGCGGGTGGTGCGGTGTGCGGCGAACGGGAACAATGGTTGCGATGGTGGTGACACCTGCCGCTTGTTGGAGTGGTTGGCGGAAGAGAGCTACCGCATTGTGGCGGCCGAATCGTGTCTCGAGCGCAACATGGTTGATCAGGACGGGAACTGTACGGGTGAAAAGTCCTTGGTAGATGGATTGCGACGGGAGGATACGGCTTTGAATACCACGATAGTGAAACGATTCTCTTGCCAAGAGTAAGTAAAGCGGTACGCGTTGGATAGAACATTGACGTCCATGATGAGGTCCATACTTCTCCAATAAGGCAACAATTTAggtacatttttcattccgttcATGGACTCTATCAGCACCCAGAAATAAGCGTAAAGCTTATCCATTGCATGTTCTATTTCCTTGAGGTATttggtttattaaatttggCTTAATTTTTCCAGACAATTTATTTGGGCCGTGAACGGAAAAAGCTTGAAAATTAACTACCAATACGCATTAAACAAGGATTCGCTAAAGTACAACAGGCCAGCCAGATTGGGGCTATTGGGGCACTGGTCGATTGTCTGGCTGGCGCTACGAATACGATGATTTGTATCTATTCTTTCTTTCGAAAATTTCCTTACAAAGTTTCGTAACCCATTTCAACATTTGAACAATTCAACCGTTTGGCCAACATAGACTTGAGAAAGGCGGTATTACCttagaagtatttttaaaatacatcTCTTGCACAGGCAATCCCCGAGATACGTGGATCCTTTAGACGCGgagagcgttttttttccgaGATTCGCGATTTTTGGaagtgacagctgagttagtttatagcacaaaatggaagcaaaaagatgaaacattcgaaaattccttcctttttcatataaaatatttgtttttgattaaCATTAGAGTCGCAAAAAGCTCCCTGAGCtgctgaataaataaagtgcagagaaggaagtcgaaTCTGTAACTTTGAgatataaacgatattgcaccAGGATTCGAAGCACGCAGCAATTCGAGGTACGCGGATCTTCCCTTGATTGGAGCGGTCCTCTGTAATAGCGTATCCCGGGAACTGCCTATATTTGAAATGCGAATATCTTAGATATTTAAGTGTTCGTTCAAGAAGAGTAAAGAAATCCAATTGTAATAGTCGTGCTCAGTAACACCAAATCTCTAATGTCCTATAGGAATAGAAAATGCTCGTAGCATTTGAACTGTAGGCAAAGAAAGTCAGAATTGTTACCCAGAAGGCTAAGACCACCTTTGAGAtaactttgccaaaaaggagAAATTAACGTAGCATATCCTTGAGAGAATCATTGTAAACAGTCGTGCCACTTTAGTTACtttcaacataaaaaatatcactAACAACTCTCTCATTATTACAGCTTTGAAAATGAAGAACATCTTATGCTGCGCCATCTTGCAACCAAGGGACCGATCGTGGCCGCAGTGAATGCGATCTCGTGGAAATACTATCTCGGTGGCGTGATACAGTACCATTGCGATTCGGACTATGAGCGGCTTAACCATGCGGTAGCCATCGTGGGCTACGAGCTGAATGCCACAGTACCGTACTACATCGTCAAAAACTCCTGGGGACCACGGTTCGGTGATCGCGGTTACGTAAAGGTGGCGATCGGCCGGAACTTGTGTGGTATTGCTAACCGTGTTTCTTTCATTGAGCTGAGGTAAGCACAGGATGGCAGTATGGTAGCGTGTAGTTAATGGTATTCTAACACATAATAAATGGTACTCACCCGGCGTACTTGCATCAATCGCAGCCATGCGCATATATTCATGATCGTCGAATAAAATGTTCCCACCgtgcgtttttgtttataGCAATTATCGTTTACTGTTCGGTTGTTTCATCTCTTCGATGCGGCAACTATTTACAAATAGTGTTAGCAAGTGGTTCGCTTCGGCTCCTGCCATCCTGTTCCCTACCAGCCGTCCTGCTAATTTCGAATGGAGTTTAATAAGGAATGTATTCTCTTTTACTATCGGTCGCTTTGTGATTAGTCCACAATTAAGTTTAGTTCCTCAGTTCATGGCGGACCACCTTGCTTTGTCGTATTTTCGTAACTCGTATTGCTACACTTTCCCTACCAACCACTAGCGACGTGAACCTGGTGCGAACGTTTTACTTTGTATGATAATTGTTACTTAATATAACTCACCCGCAGCACCAAACGACAAGcgcaatgaaagaaaatattcacCCCCGTCCGGTGCGGGCTGACGCGGTGCAAGAAGTGGACTAAAGAGCTATAA
This region of Anopheles marshallii chromosome 2, idAnoMarsDA_429_01, whole genome shotgun sequence genomic DNA includes:
- the LOC128709710 gene encoding tryptophan 2,3-dioxygenase, which produces MSCPMRSGFVDSVQGGHHLGSEAGMLYGEYLMLDKVLSAQRMLSVEGKKPVHDEHLFIVTHQAYELWFKQIIFELDSIRDLFSTELIEESRTLEILKRLNRIVMILKLLVDQVPILETMTPLDFMDFRDYLSPASGFQSLQFRLLENKLGVKSEHRVKYNQKYTEVFASDPGAIVRIVTTEEEPSLADLVQKWLERTPGLEQDGFNFWGKFQESVEQLLAEQEASAMSEEHEHVREYRLMDIGKRREVYKSIFDAQVHDALVTRGERRFTHKALQGAIMITFYRDEPRFSQPHQLLMLLMDIDSLITKWRYNHVIMVQRMIGSQQLGTGGSSGYQYLRSTLSDRYKVFLDLFNLSTFLIPRQSIPPLTGEMQKALNQGWGSPAHLLTRNGSMH
- the LOC128717795 gene encoding cathepsin O-like, encoding MTEVIEMLMIILIVTLCFLMIPFNTKPSAVIESRRKFDVFVRLYDKPYRGDAREYAYRFQIFRTSLSKIKQLNDRAREANDTAIYGITQYADLTDREFIARQLADLFPDDGGSPRTYQKYVIESRSAEMKNDIIFSRARRALQMPNNLPRTVDWRAQGVISTVKNQGSCGACWAISVVDTIAALAAIKRNDRKLIELCHERVVRCAANGNNGCDGGDTCRLLEWLAEESYRIVAAESCLERNMVDQDGNCTGEKSLVDGLRREDTALNTTIVKRFSCQDFENEEHLMLRHLATKGPIVAAVNAISWKYYLGGVIQYHCDSDYERLNHAVAIVGYELNATVPYYIVKNSWGPRFGDRGYVKVAIGRNLCGIANRVSFIELSDVNLVRTFYFV